A genomic stretch from Bradyrhizobium sp. 195 includes:
- a CDS encoding acyl-CoA dehydrogenase family protein, with protein sequence MQDHLDHQDIRDAVAKLCAQYPGSYWRDLDRKMAYPTEFVKALTQSGYLSVLIPENYGGAGLPLSAGTAILEEIHRCGCNAAACHAQMYTMGTVLRHGSDAQKQKFLPGIASGELRLQAFGVTEPTSGTDTSSLKTTARKEGEHYVVNGQKIWTSRAEHSDLMLLLARTSSKENVRKRTDGLSVFLVDMKAALGQGLTIRPIRTMMNHSTTEVFFDNMKVPAENLVGEEGKGFRYILSGMNAERILIASECIGDAKWFIKKATDYANQRVLFGRPISQNQGVQFPIAKAYAAMRAAELMVREATRLYEAGLDCGAEANMSKMLAADASWEAANACLQTHGGFGFAEEYDVERKFRETRLYQVAPISTNLVLSYVAEHVLGMTRSY encoded by the coding sequence ATGCAAGATCATCTCGATCATCAAGACATACGCGATGCAGTTGCGAAACTGTGCGCACAGTATCCCGGCTCGTACTGGCGCGATCTAGATCGCAAAATGGCCTACCCGACGGAGTTCGTCAAAGCGCTCACGCAATCGGGATACTTGTCGGTACTGATACCAGAGAACTACGGCGGCGCCGGTCTTCCCCTCTCGGCCGGAACAGCGATCCTAGAAGAAATTCATCGTTGCGGCTGCAATGCCGCAGCCTGTCATGCCCAGATGTACACCATGGGCACGGTGCTAAGGCATGGTAGCGATGCGCAAAAGCAAAAGTTTCTGCCAGGCATTGCGAGCGGAGAGCTACGGCTCCAGGCCTTCGGTGTGACCGAGCCGACTAGCGGCACCGATACGAGTTCGCTGAAGACGACAGCCCGCAAGGAAGGCGAGCACTACGTTGTGAACGGTCAGAAGATCTGGACGAGCCGGGCTGAGCATTCCGATTTGATGCTGCTGCTCGCGCGCACGAGCTCGAAGGAGAACGTAAGGAAGCGCACCGACGGGCTTTCGGTTTTTCTCGTCGATATGAAGGCGGCGCTTGGTCAGGGTCTCACGATCCGCCCCATCCGGACGATGATGAACCATTCCACCACCGAGGTCTTTTTCGACAACATGAAGGTTCCTGCTGAGAACCTTGTCGGCGAAGAGGGCAAGGGATTCCGCTACATCCTGTCGGGCATGAATGCCGAACGGATCTTGATTGCGTCCGAGTGCATTGGGGACGCCAAATGGTTCATTAAGAAGGCCACCGACTACGCAAACCAGCGTGTCCTTTTCGGCCGGCCAATCTCCCAGAACCAAGGGGTTCAATTTCCGATCGCCAAAGCTTACGCAGCGATGAGGGCAGCCGAGCTGATGGTGCGCGAAGCGACGAGGCTCTATGAGGCCGGTCTCGATTGTGGTGCCGAGGCGAACATGTCCAAAATGCTGGCCGCCGATGCATCATGGGAAGCAGCTAACGCCTGCCTACAGACCCACGGAGGCTTTGGTTTCGCAGAGGAATACGACGTCGAGCGCAAGTTCCGGGAGACTCGCCTCTATCAAGTCGCACCTATCTCTACCAACTTGGTTCTGTCCTACGTGGCAGAACACGTGCTCGGAATGACGCGCTCCTACTGA
- a CDS encoding MaoC/PaaZ C-terminal domain-containing protein — protein MPIDYPAILGLKSEGVNYSWSDREVMLYALGIGMGADPLNEQELQFVNEAYATQRALKVVPSFASVCVWGARPGFIDLNRVMVVDGERDIVFHKSMPTSADVTADARVRGVYDKGKDKGAIVQNEVVVKDLQGEAIATIVSSSFARGDGGFGGPSDGMPEPHQIPRRAPDQSLRISTRQDQALIYRLSGDRNPLHSDPEFARRAGFPKPILHGMCTYGLTCRAVLQSYADYDPSAFRRHRARFSAPVFPGETVTVDLWKDGGSISFEAHVRERNVTVVKNGHTELG, from the coding sequence ATGCCCATCGATTATCCAGCCATCCTCGGCCTAAAGTCAGAGGGTGTGAACTACTCCTGGAGCGATCGCGAAGTCATGCTCTATGCGCTAGGCATCGGCATGGGCGCGGATCCGCTTAACGAACAGGAATTGCAGTTTGTCAACGAGGCATATGCGACCCAACGGGCACTGAAGGTCGTCCCATCCTTCGCTTCTGTATGCGTCTGGGGCGCTCGTCCTGGATTTATCGATCTCAATCGAGTTATGGTCGTCGACGGCGAGCGCGATATTGTCTTCCACAAGTCGATGCCCACCTCGGCGGATGTGACCGCCGATGCGCGTGTCCGCGGCGTTTACGACAAGGGCAAGGACAAAGGCGCGATCGTTCAAAATGAAGTGGTCGTCAAAGACCTCCAAGGCGAGGCGATCGCCACCATAGTCTCTTCCAGTTTTGCCCGGGGCGATGGTGGCTTCGGTGGCCCGTCCGATGGAATGCCTGAACCTCATCAGATACCTCGGCGGGCTCCTGATCAATCACTTCGGATCAGCACTCGGCAGGACCAAGCGCTAATCTATCGGCTGTCCGGCGACCGGAATCCTCTTCATAGCGATCCCGAGTTCGCGCGTCGCGCCGGTTTCCCAAAGCCAATTCTCCATGGCATGTGCACATACGGACTGACCTGCCGGGCCGTTTTGCAGAGTTATGCCGATTACGATCCTTCAGCCTTCCGGCGGCATCGCGCCCGCTTTTCAGCGCCGGTATTTCCGGGCGAAACGGTTACAGTCGATCTTTGGAAGGACGGCGGCTCGATTTCATTTGAAGCTCATGTACGCGAGCGGAACGTCACAGTCGTAAAGAACGGACATACTGAGCTCGGTTGA
- a CDS encoding Zn-ribbon domain-containing OB-fold protein: MSERTYLAPTPNPETEPFWTAAAQGKFLIKRCRECKDVHYYPRALCPFCLGETDWEESRGEGVVYSFTITRRSPTGPYSLGYVTLAEGPRIYTNFVDCDLEKLHIGAKVKVVFKATDGAGPPLPLFTLA, translated from the coding sequence ATGTCCGAAAGAACCTATCTGGCCCCCACGCCCAATCCGGAAACAGAACCATTCTGGACAGCGGCGGCCCAAGGCAAGTTCCTGATCAAGCGCTGCAGGGAGTGCAAGGACGTCCATTACTATCCTCGCGCACTTTGCCCTTTCTGCTTGGGCGAGACCGACTGGGAGGAAAGTCGCGGCGAAGGCGTCGTCTATAGCTTCACCATCACCCGACGCTCGCCTACCGGCCCCTACAGCCTCGGATATGTGACTCTCGCGGAGGGCCCACGCATCTACACGAATTTCGTCGATTGTGATCTCGAAAAGCTCCACATTGGCGCGAAAGTGAAGGTCGTCTTCAAGGCTACAGACGGGGCCGGCCCCCCGCTGCCTCTCTTCACGCTGGCCTAA
- a CDS encoding thiolase domain-containing protein translates to MTIKGKAYIAGIYEHPTRHAPEKSTAQLHAEVAKGALADAGLSIRDVDGYFCSGDAQGVLNSLVMADYLGLNKLKHFDSTDVGGSSYIAHVGHAAAAIAAGKCSIALITLAGKPRTEKPPVRPGGPEIAFEAALGGIPVNTYAICAMRHMYEYGTTSEQLAWVKVAASHHAQHNENAFLRKVVTVDDVVNSPLISDPLHRDDCCVVTDGGGAIIVTTPEIAKSLKRPLVRIIGHGESQKGQYGGKDIDLTHSGAVRSAPAAFSEAGVTHKDIKYVSIYDSFTITVLMQLEDLGFCKKGDGGKFVSDGNLISGVGKLPFNTDGGGMCNNHPINRGGITKVIEAVRQLRGEAHPKVQVPNCDIALAHGTGGFLGVRHGSATCVLERV, encoded by the coding sequence GTGACAATCAAAGGCAAGGCCTATATCGCAGGCATCTACGAACATCCGACCCGCCATGCCCCCGAGAAATCGACGGCGCAATTGCACGCCGAGGTCGCGAAAGGTGCTCTAGCTGACGCGGGGCTGAGCATCCGGGACGTGGACGGATACTTCTGCTCCGGCGACGCCCAAGGTGTGCTGAACTCTTTGGTAATGGCGGATTATCTGGGCCTGAACAAGCTGAAGCACTTTGATTCCACCGACGTGGGAGGATCAAGTTACATTGCCCATGTCGGGCACGCCGCGGCAGCGATCGCAGCCGGAAAATGCAGCATCGCCCTGATTACCTTGGCCGGAAAGCCGCGCACCGAGAAGCCCCCGGTACGGCCTGGCGGACCAGAGATTGCATTCGAAGCGGCGCTCGGCGGCATTCCGGTCAACACCTACGCGATCTGCGCAATGCGCCACATGTACGAGTACGGCACTACCAGCGAGCAGCTGGCTTGGGTCAAAGTCGCAGCCTCCCATCACGCTCAACATAACGAGAATGCCTTTCTCAGAAAGGTCGTCACGGTGGACGACGTTGTCAACTCTCCCTTGATCTCGGATCCGCTACATCGCGATGATTGTTGCGTGGTCACAGACGGTGGCGGAGCGATCATCGTGACTACTCCAGAGATCGCGAAGAGCCTGAAGCGCCCCCTGGTCCGCATCATTGGACACGGCGAATCTCAGAAGGGGCAGTACGGCGGAAAGGACATCGATCTTACGCATTCCGGAGCGGTGCGCTCGGCTCCGGCGGCATTCAGCGAGGCTGGCGTGACGCACAAAGACATCAAATACGTCTCGATCTACGACTCTTTCACGATAACCGTACTGATGCAGCTCGAAGATCTTGGATTTTGCAAGAAAGGTGATGGTGGAAAATTTGTTTCGGACGGCAATCTTATTTCTGGCGTTGGAAAGCTACCCTTCAACACTGACGGTGGCGGCATGTGCAACAATCATCCGATCAACCGTGGTGGCATTACCAAGGTGATCGAAGCCGTCCGCCAATTGCGCGGGGAGGCGCACCCGAAAGTTCAAGTCCCGAACTGCGACATCGCCCTCGCACACGGCACCGGGGGCTTCCTGGGTGTCCGTCATGGCTCCGCTACCTGCGTCTTGGAGAGAGTGTAA
- a CDS encoding enoyl-CoA hydratase/isomerase family protein, whose translation MNDGTGQGSPVNYRRQDAIGIIELAKPDRFNCLSLEMFRRFESALNEFEGNPEVRAILVLAQGKNFCTGAELDEVEEVGRSAETLRAFLEFGHKTLCRFEASHLERKFVTLVDSSNLCRGECEWRMQVSEAGRSRR comes from the coding sequence ATGAATGACGGAACGGGGCAGGGGTCGCCTGTCAACTACAGGCGTCAGGATGCAATCGGCATCATCGAACTAGCAAAGCCGGATCGCTTCAATTGTCTGTCGTTGGAAATGTTCCGTCGTTTCGAAAGTGCATTGAACGAGTTCGAAGGTAACCCTGAAGTCAGGGCAATACTCGTTCTGGCACAAGGAAAGAATTTCTGTACCGGCGCCGAACTCGACGAAGTCGAAGAGGTCGGCCGCTCAGCCGAGACCCTAAGAGCATTCCTCGAATTTGGGCACAAGACGCTATGTCGCTTTGAGGCTAGTCATCTGGAACGCAAGTTCGTCACATTAGTTGATAGCTCGAATCTCTGCAGAGGAGAGTGCGAGTGGCGAATGCAGGTGAGCGAGGCCGGCCGATCGCGCCGTTAG
- a CDS encoding IS630 family transposase: MANAGERGRPIAPLVLSAQERAYLERQVRRHRVARSLSERCRAILRCADGLPSKSVAAELGLHEHTVGKWRRRFLKDRCDGLLDEARPGRPRTINDDQVAAVIERTLRTTPADATHWSIRSMAAETGFSHTTIRRMWSAFGLQPHRSQTFKLSSDPLFVDKVRDIVGLYLSPPNRALVLSIDEKSQIQALDREQPVLPMMPGLPERRTHSYVRHGTTSLFAALDVASGFVIGKCYKRHRAVEFLKFLKEIDAQVPEGLDVHIVMDNYATHKTPRIKAWLARRPHYHVHFTPTSASWINQIERWFAELTRKQIQRGVHTSVRQLETDIRTFIDLHNRNPKPFKWTKSADQILASVKRFCHKAQQTLCGEL, encoded by the coding sequence GTGGCGAATGCAGGTGAGCGAGGCCGGCCGATCGCGCCGTTAGTGCTGAGTGCGCAGGAGCGGGCGTATTTGGAGAGGCAAGTTCGTCGCCATCGCGTAGCCCGGTCGCTATCTGAGCGATGCCGTGCGATCCTGCGGTGTGCGGATGGCTTGCCAAGCAAGTCCGTAGCTGCCGAACTCGGCCTTCACGAACATACCGTTGGTAAGTGGCGTCGCCGGTTTTTGAAGGATCGCTGTGATGGCCTGCTTGACGAAGCGCGACCTGGCCGCCCTCGCACCATCAACGACGATCAGGTTGCCGCCGTGATCGAGCGAACGCTGCGGACGACGCCAGCCGACGCGACGCACTGGTCGATCCGCTCGATGGCGGCGGAAACTGGGTTTTCCCACACCACGATCCGCCGAATGTGGTCGGCGTTCGGCTTGCAGCCGCACCGTAGCCAGACATTCAAGCTGTCGAGCGATCCGCTGTTCGTCGACAAGGTGCGCGATATCGTTGGCCTTTATCTATCCCCACCGAACCGTGCGCTCGTCCTCAGCATCGATGAGAAAAGCCAGATTCAGGCGCTCGATCGCGAGCAGCCGGTCTTGCCGATGATGCCTGGCCTGCCGGAACGGCGCACGCACAGTTATGTGCGGCACGGTACGACCTCGCTGTTTGCCGCGCTCGACGTCGCCTCGGGGTTCGTCATCGGCAAATGCTACAAGCGGCACAGGGCAGTCGAATTCTTGAAGTTTTTAAAAGAGATCGATGCCCAGGTCCCTGAAGGCCTCGATGTCCATATCGTCATGGACAACTACGCCACCCACAAGACACCCAGGATCAAAGCGTGGCTCGCTCGCCGGCCGCACTATCATGTCCACTTCACACCAACTTCCGCGTCATGGATCAATCAGATCGAGCGTTGGTTCGCTGAACTCACCAGAAAGCAGATCCAGCGAGGTGTTCACACCTCCGTCAGGCAGCTCGAGACCGACATCCGTACCTTCATCGACCTGCACAACAGAAACCCGAAGCCCTTCAAATGGACCAAGTCAGCCGATCAGATTTTGGCTTCCGTCAAACGCTTCTGCCACAAAGCTCAACAGACTTTATGTGGCGAACTTTAG
- a CDS encoding enoyl-CoA hydratase/isomerase family protein, whose amino-acid sequence MAAVQGLCLAGGLELAVACDVIFAADTARFGDQHASFGLIPGWGNSQRLPRAIGLQRARDLMFSARWIDATTAQDWGLIAHLVSADELASKALEYANTLATRSREGIATMKSLSLTALAGNVEDGLQEEIAAATRVLLGADAKEGLASFKEKRRPNFA is encoded by the coding sequence GTGGCTGCTGTCCAGGGTCTTTGCCTCGCCGGAGGTCTCGAGCTTGCCGTTGCATGTGATGTTATATTCGCAGCTGATACTGCGCGTTTCGGCGATCAGCATGCTTCATTTGGCCTGATACCTGGTTGGGGAAACTCTCAACGATTGCCGCGAGCGATCGGACTTCAGCGCGCACGCGATCTCATGTTCAGCGCACGGTGGATCGACGCGACGACTGCGCAAGATTGGGGCTTGATCGCACACCTAGTGTCCGCGGACGAACTCGCGAGCAAGGCATTGGAATATGCCAACACATTGGCAACTCGCAGTCGCGAAGGTATCGCGACGATGAAATCGTTGTCGCTTACAGCGCTTGCGGGGAACGTCGAGGACGGACTGCAGGAAGAGATTGCGGCCGCGACCCGTGTACTGCTGGGAGCGGACGCTAAGGAAGGGCTCGCCTCTTTCAAGGAAAAGCGGCGTCCCAACTTCGCGTAA
- a CDS encoding ABC transporter substrate-binding protein, producing MRALSILPCVAAIVAVLQAAAVQAQTQPASDPITVSVLTPLTGSLAILGQDGKKGLEIAVQQINDAGGINGRRLSVEFTDSQGKPDVARREMERLVRLQKAPLVVGCDISAATSTAAQFAEASQTPFFNVSAVSSEIINRHYQWYFTQQITSNDEADTTVAFLKLLAGGDAELKGQKIALLYEDSPRGTDSGELVRKLLERAEAKPVIEVSYNRAERNLLPIMKKVQEKEPTILVWAGYTEDVVAGIKAMQQLDFTPYVVGIGGGPGDPRLPELVDPKFIERLKLSNIDYFSPDLKRVAHLTEQYRKKFNALPSSYVGMCYAGGVTLGKILQRAYERTASPTREDLQKLLRGFELDSDQTPIPGGIKFDADGRNTGARALVAQWKEGASRKATVFPSNIATSTTAPLR from the coding sequence ATGAGGGCGCTGAGTATCTTACCGTGCGTTGCTGCAATAGTCGCGGTACTTCAAGCCGCGGCCGTCCAGGCGCAGACCCAACCTGCCTCAGACCCCATCACCGTATCCGTCTTGACGCCACTAACAGGTTCGCTCGCGATCTTGGGGCAAGATGGCAAAAAGGGTCTCGAAATTGCAGTGCAGCAGATCAATGATGCTGGTGGCATAAACGGACGACGATTGTCCGTGGAGTTCACGGACTCGCAGGGCAAGCCTGACGTTGCGCGCCGCGAAATGGAGCGGCTCGTGAGGTTGCAGAAGGCCCCTTTGGTGGTCGGTTGCGATATCAGCGCGGCAACCTCGACTGCGGCGCAGTTCGCCGAGGCCTCCCAAACGCCCTTCTTCAACGTAAGCGCGGTCTCGTCCGAAATCATCAATCGGCATTATCAATGGTACTTCACGCAGCAGATCACCAGCAATGACGAGGCGGATACGACCGTCGCATTTCTGAAATTGCTCGCGGGCGGCGATGCCGAGCTCAAGGGCCAAAAGATTGCGCTGCTCTACGAGGACAGCCCGCGCGGTACCGATAGCGGGGAATTGGTCCGGAAATTACTGGAAAGGGCGGAGGCAAAGCCGGTCATTGAAGTTTCGTACAACCGTGCCGAGCGAAATCTCTTGCCTATCATGAAGAAGGTGCAAGAGAAGGAACCCACGATCCTCGTCTGGGCCGGATATACAGAGGATGTGGTGGCCGGCATTAAGGCGATGCAGCAGCTCGATTTCACCCCATACGTCGTTGGAATTGGCGGCGGGCCAGGTGATCCGCGCCTGCCCGAGCTCGTCGATCCGAAATTCATCGAACGGCTGAAACTCTCCAACATCGATTACTTCAGCCCGGATTTAAAGCGCGTTGCCCATCTGACGGAGCAATATCGGAAGAAATTCAATGCACTTCCGTCGAGTTACGTCGGCATGTGCTACGCCGGTGGCGTGACGTTGGGCAAGATCCTGCAACGCGCGTATGAAAGGACGGCGAGTCCCACGCGTGAAGACTTGCAAAAGCTTCTTCGCGGCTTTGAGCTCGATTCGGATCAGACTCCTATTCCCGGGGGCATTAAGTTCGATGCCGACGGAAGGAATACCGGTGCGCGAGCGCTCGTAGCGCAATGGAAGGAAGGCGCCAGCCGCAAAGCAACCGTATTCCCATCAAATATCGCCACGTCTACGACAGCGCCGCTAAGGTGA
- a CDS encoding branched-chain amino acid ABC transporter permease translates to MPSVELLLQAAISGLLTGGIYALIAVSLALVFGVMRVLNFAHGDLLMIAMYGIVVLNQQFGLPPYLAAVVLIPVMGLLGVVLFQFIIKPVLGASPLMQAQLTIGVSFVIQSAVLMMFGADLFNANSAFGDMSYRVRGIVIGAPQLAGFIISLLMCGLVSAFLTMTEVGHRIRATAQDPTMAWLCGVDIKRTQLFVFAGCIAMLAVPAGCLMTFSYVTPTTGIRLSLLSLLVVVLGGLGDLRGAFAGGLIIGLIESLAAALLNNPAAPSLTYLVFGAALLFRPRGLFGRGSNA, encoded by the coding sequence ATGCCTAGCGTCGAACTGTTGCTGCAAGCTGCGATCTCCGGGTTGTTGACAGGCGGCATCTACGCACTGATCGCAGTATCGCTCGCGCTCGTATTCGGCGTTATGCGCGTTCTCAACTTCGCGCACGGCGATCTGTTGATGATCGCCATGTACGGCATCGTCGTTTTGAATCAACAATTCGGACTGCCGCCGTATCTAGCTGCTGTCGTGCTCATCCCGGTAATGGGTTTATTGGGCGTCGTCTTGTTCCAATTCATCATCAAACCTGTGCTCGGAGCGAGCCCGCTTATGCAGGCCCAGCTCACAATCGGCGTGTCCTTCGTGATCCAAAGTGCAGTTCTGATGATGTTTGGAGCGGACCTATTCAATGCGAATTCGGCATTCGGGGATATGTCCTACCGCGTTCGTGGGATCGTTATAGGTGCGCCGCAACTAGCCGGTTTCATCATTTCGCTCCTGATGTGTGGGCTTGTCTCGGCGTTTCTCACGATGACCGAAGTGGGTCATCGTATCCGCGCAACGGCGCAGGATCCCACGATGGCATGGCTATGTGGCGTCGACATTAAGCGAACTCAACTCTTTGTCTTCGCCGGTTGCATCGCGATGCTCGCAGTGCCGGCCGGATGTTTGATGACATTCTCCTATGTCACGCCCACAACCGGTATCAGGTTGAGCCTTCTCTCATTGCTCGTTGTCGTCCTTGGCGGTCTCGGCGACCTAAGAGGCGCATTTGCAGGTGGATTGATCATCGGCTTGATCGAATCATTGGCCGCGGCGCTGCTTAATAATCCGGCGGCACCGTCGCTCACATACTTGGTGTTTGGCGCCGCGTTGCTCTTCCGCCCCAGAGGCTTGTTTGGCCGCGGAAGCAACGCATGA
- a CDS encoding branched-chain amino acid ABC transporter ATP-binding protein/permease: MKKLVSRIDRPTVASIGAIVVFTAIVAAFTESYVISVAVGLLTWMYLCVSWNIIGGIVGQVSFGHAAFFGIGGYVSTYLASTFGISPWIGMVAGGVIASAAALAVGYLPFRRNMSPLVFALLTLAFSYILEFGVGGFRALGGTNGLYAKAIGKSLWDFRFSEPRAFLFVIAAMLCLLLTAVSLLYASRRGFFWRAVHDNEAAAAAMGVNPFYIKQEALALSAFAASLAGSFQAQFIGFIDPPSMFGIEITIFILLFTVVGGAGTLLGPLVGPLVLFPAGELLRIYLQDHGGGGLHHMLYGVALIAVILLWPGGIVAGLSRLGMSRGKLRIPAAGSVADAAEVAVYSQASGSSVLEVKKLRKAFGGLVAVSDVSFDVRRGEILGVIGPNGAGKTTLFSMLGGFARPTSGTIRFDAQEIQALPPYEVCHLGVARTFQIAQAFPSLSVREIVVASALVRNEEGQAVALADRIIGQMNLEHRRDVRSAELTLAEQRRLEIARALATKPRLILLDETLGGLTPREADEAIENIRKIRDHGVTVLVIEHMVRAVMALCDRIVVLDAGELISFGTPEEISRDPRVIEAYLGNAA, translated from the coding sequence ATGAAAAAGCTTGTTTCGCGGATTGATCGACCGACTGTGGCCAGCATCGGGGCGATCGTTGTCTTCACCGCGATCGTAGCGGCATTCACGGAATCTTACGTGATCTCCGTCGCGGTCGGTTTGCTCACGTGGATGTATCTGTGCGTCTCGTGGAATATTATCGGCGGTATCGTCGGGCAAGTGTCGTTTGGACATGCGGCATTCTTTGGGATTGGCGGCTATGTCTCGACGTATCTCGCTTCCACATTCGGTATCAGCCCTTGGATAGGCATGGTGGCCGGTGGGGTGATCGCGTCGGCAGCCGCGCTTGCGGTCGGATACCTGCCATTTAGACGAAACATGAGCCCCCTGGTCTTCGCGTTACTGACCTTGGCATTCTCGTACATTCTTGAATTCGGGGTTGGCGGATTTCGGGCTCTTGGGGGCACGAACGGCCTGTATGCGAAGGCGATCGGAAAGTCATTGTGGGACTTTCGGTTCTCTGAGCCACGGGCATTTCTCTTTGTAATAGCCGCAATGCTGTGTCTCCTTCTAACAGCCGTCTCGCTGCTCTACGCGAGCCGTCGGGGGTTCTTTTGGCGGGCGGTCCATGACAATGAAGCCGCTGCGGCCGCGATGGGCGTCAATCCCTTTTACATCAAGCAGGAAGCGTTGGCCCTCAGCGCTTTTGCGGCGTCGCTCGCGGGTAGCTTCCAAGCGCAGTTCATCGGATTCATCGATCCACCATCGATGTTCGGTATCGAGATCACAATCTTCATTCTGCTTTTCACTGTGGTAGGCGGCGCCGGGACGCTACTCGGACCATTGGTTGGGCCCTTGGTGTTGTTTCCCGCCGGAGAACTTCTGCGTATTTATTTGCAAGATCATGGGGGCGGTGGTCTTCATCACATGCTCTATGGTGTCGCGTTGATCGCTGTCATTTTGCTGTGGCCAGGCGGGATAGTTGCGGGGTTGTCGCGACTGGGAATGTCGCGAGGGAAATTAAGAATCCCAGCTGCAGGTTCCGTGGCCGACGCTGCCGAAGTGGCAGTGTACTCCCAGGCGAGCGGTTCTAGTGTACTGGAGGTGAAGAAACTGAGGAAGGCGTTCGGCGGGCTGGTCGCCGTTAGCGACGTCTCATTCGACGTTAGGCGTGGCGAAATTCTGGGAGTTATCGGGCCAAATGGCGCCGGCAAGACAACGCTGTTCTCGATGCTGGGAGGGTTCGCTAGGCCAACATCTGGCACCATCCGCTTCGATGCTCAGGAAATTCAGGCGCTTCCGCCCTACGAGGTGTGCCATCTGGGGGTGGCGCGCACGTTTCAGATCGCTCAGGCGTTTCCCAGTTTGAGCGTCAGGGAGATCGTCGTGGCTTCGGCTCTCGTCAGGAACGAAGAAGGGCAGGCGGTCGCTCTTGCGGATCGAATCATCGGTCAAATGAATCTTGAGCACCGACGAGACGTCAGATCGGCTGAGCTGACCCTCGCTGAGCAGCGCAGGCTAGAGATCGCACGTGCTTTGGCGACAAAGCCCCGCCTCATCCTTCTGGACGAGACCCTTGGGGGGCTCACGCCGCGTGAGGCCGACGAAGCGATCGAGAATATCCGAAAGATTCGCGATCACGGCGTTACCGTACTCGTTATCGAGCACATGGTTCGTGCGGTCATGGCTCTCTGCGACCGCATAGTTGTGCTCGACGCCGGCGAGTTGATCAGCTTCGGAACGCCCGAGGAGATCAGCCGCGACCCGCGAGTGATCGAGGCCTATCTCGGGAATGCCGCATGA
- a CDS encoding ABC transporter ATP-binding protein, with the protein MLQVSNLAAGYGSLPVLRGVDVTVAPGEAVAILGANGVGKSTLLRCLSGLLGFSGDARFLDESIKGSAPHAIVRRGLIQVPEARHIFPDLTVVENLLVGGTVLRQSSERMAVMDEVLSLFPILAERRRQLAGTMSGGQQQMVAIGRALMGKPKLLVLDEPSLGLAPLVVRELYEAVRRLIGTGLTVLLVEQDVTLALQVAARAYVLEGGRVALQGSAAELRESDHIREHYLGY; encoded by the coding sequence ATGCTTCAAGTGTCGAACCTAGCGGCCGGATACGGATCGCTGCCGGTCTTGCGCGGGGTTGATGTAACCGTTGCGCCCGGTGAAGCGGTCGCGATCCTAGGCGCAAATGGCGTTGGGAAATCGACGCTGTTGCGTTGCTTGTCGGGCTTACTCGGATTCTCCGGCGATGCTCGCTTCCTGGATGAATCGATCAAGGGAAGCGCACCACATGCCATCGTGCGCCGCGGTCTGATCCAGGTGCCAGAAGCCCGCCACATCTTTCCGGACCTGACGGTCGTCGAAAACCTTTTGGTCGGTGGGACAGTATTGCGTCAAAGCAGTGAGCGCATGGCTGTCATGGATGAAGTGCTCTCATTGTTTCCGATCTTGGCTGAACGGAGGCGTCAGCTCGCTGGGACGATGTCTGGCGGCCAGCAGCAGATGGTCGCGATTGGACGGGCCCTCATGGGGAAGCCAAAGCTCCTCGTGCTCGACGAGCCTTCGCTGGGGCTTGCTCCGCTCGTAGTGAGGGAGCTCTACGAGGCGGTGCGGCGGTTGATCGGTACCGGTCTGACGGTGTTGTTGGTGGAGCAGGACGTCACGCTCGCTCTGCAAGTTGCAGCGCGAGCGTATGTGCTCGAGGGAGGGCGTGTCGCGCTGCAGGGCTCAGCTGCCGAGCTGCGCGAAAGTGATCACATCCGCGAGCATTATCTCGGATATTAA